From Leptidea sinapis chromosome 12, ilLepSina1.1, whole genome shotgun sequence, the proteins below share one genomic window:
- the LOC126967323 gene encoding uncharacterized protein LOC126967323 — MNITVRKKTTPPSSAPEPKVDNENLISAISDRVLTSFRSEIPRMLSSALHKELSEIKQELLEYRKSIDFLSSSHDDLIKAVERLSSENMQLKKENGSLSSTVLNLSERLNNLEQHLRENNLELNGVPENRSESLPNLVQQCANVIGHKFNDADIVHCTRVAKRDKDSKLPRAIVVKFKSLRCRDEFYSAVFRYNKANPNEKLNTALLGITGHKKPVYVSEHLSPQNKFLHAAARKKAKELKYSFVWIRNGKIYVRKSSDSKYILIRNEKSLELMS, encoded by the coding sequence ATGAACATTACTGTTCGTAAGAAGACCACACCTCCTTCTTCAGCACCTGAACCTAAAGTggacaatgaaaatttaatatcagCGATCAGTGATCGAGTTCTCACTTCATTTCGGTCTGAGATTCCGCGTATGTTATCTAGCGCTCTCCACAAAGAGTTATCTGAAATAAAGCAAGAACTGCTTGAATATCGGAAGTCAATTGACTTTTTGAGCAGCTCTCACGATGATTTAATAAAAGCCGTGGAGCGTCTAAGTTCCGAAAATATGCAGCTGAAAAAAGAAAACGGATCTCTGAGCTCTACCGTACTTAATTTATCCGAAAGATTGAACAATCTGGAACAACACCTGCgagaaaataatttagaattaaaCGGTGTACCTGAGAATCGTTCTGAGAGCTTGCCTAATTTAGTACAACAATGTGCAAATGTTATTGGCCATAAATTTAACGATGCTGATATCGTTCACTGTACGAGAGTCGCTAAACGGGATAAAGATAGCAAGTTACCTCGTGCAATTGTTGTAAAATTCAAAAGCCTAAGATGCAGAGATGAATTCTATTCCGCTGTATTTCGGTATAACAAAGCGAATCCCAATGAAAAACTAAACACCGCATTACTCGGCATAACTGGACATAAAAAACCTGTATATGTCTCGGAACACTTGTCCCctcaaaacaaatttttacaCGCTGCAGCCAGGAAAAAAGCCAAGGAGTTAAAGTACTCGTTTGTTTGGATTCGGAATGGAAAAATTTATGTTAGGAAATCTTCTGACTCAAAATACATCTTGATCAGAAATGAAAAAAGTCTTGAATTAATGAGTTAA